tcagtctctctctctctctctctctctctctctctccagagttatcagtctctctccagtatcaGTGTATCTTCAGACTTACCCAGCATCGTTGTCCGTCCTCTTCAGTCCTTTGGAGATGTGAGTCAGACTGTgtctgaactgagagagaaactaGAAGACTTCCTTAAAGGAGAATGGACCAAGATCTCCACTACAGGTGTGTTGAAAACAATAAGAACATCAACTTTAGACCATTGAAAGTTCCCTACTAGTCATATACATGTGGAATATGGTCTGATGAtaacattccctctctctgtcaatgtgtttgtgtgtctgtagtgaaTATAGTGGATGTTGTACTGCCTCCAGAGCCCAAGACCAGAGAACAGTTGTTACAATGTGAGTCTCTTTATTGTGAAGTAACTAACAGTCTCTTTTTTGACACTCCTAACAATCCCTCTAGAAATATATAGCAATAGTAGATCTAATCAAAGACTGGGTATCTATCTGACTCCTCATATTTCTCTGATTTGATCTCTGCTGTGCTCTAATCAAAGACAGGGTAGATACAGTATCTGACTTAACTTATTGTTCTGACTCCCCTCATTGGtctctgctcttctcccagattcctgtcagctcacactggacccaaacacagcatacacactcctctctctgtctgaagggAACAGAAAGGTGACCTATACACGCCAAGTCCAACCATATCCTGACCATCCAGACAGATTCACCAACTACAGGCAGGTTCAGTGTAGAGAGGGTCTGTCTGGACGCTGTTATTGGGAGGTGAAGAGGACTGGTGTTGTTGTTACAGCAGTCTCATATAAAGACATCAGCAGAACAGGGAGAGATGGTGGATTTGGACTCAATAACAAGTCCTGGAGTTTACAGTGCTATAGAGGTGGTTATTGTTTCAAACACAATAATGTTGTGACTAAAGTATCAGGCCCTCAGTCCTCCAGAGTAGGAGTGTACCTGGATCACAAGGCAGGTACTCTGTCCTTCTACAGTGTCTCTGACACAATGACCCTCCTCCACAGAGTCCAGACCACATTCACTCAGCCCCTCTATCCTGGGTTTAGTATCTCTATGTTTTTTCTCAATGGTTTATAATGATActctgagctggttaaactgtagtagggtccacatagatactagtcatgctggtgtagtctatagctgagctggttaaactgtagtagggtccacatagatactagtcatgctggtgtagtctatagctgagctggttaaactgtagtaggg
This genomic interval from Oncorhynchus tshawytscha isolate Ot180627B unplaced genomic scaffold, Otsh_v2.0 Un_contig_2228_pilon_pilon, whole genome shotgun sequence contains the following:
- the LOC121841972 gene encoding tripartite motif-containing protein 16-like, translating into FIKIGFVLQRSAQSAVEDSDQIFTELIRSIERRSSEVKELIRAQEKAQVSQAEGLLEQLKQEIAELRKRSTELEQLSHTEDHIHFLQSYQSLSSISVSSDLPSIVVRPLQSFGDVSQTVSELREKLEDFLKGEWTKISTTVNIVDVVLPPEPKTREQLLQYSCQLTLDPNTAYTLLSLSEGNRKVTYTRQVQPYPDHPDRFTNYRQVQCREGLSGRCYWEVKRTGVVVTAVSYKDISRTGRDGGFGLNNKSWSLQCYRGGYCFKHNNVVTKVSGPQSSRVGVYLDHKAGTLSFYSVSDTMTLLHRVQTTFTQPLYPGFSISMFFLNGL